The Algoriphagus sanaruensis genome window below encodes:
- a CDS encoding glycosyltransferase encodes MELGIPCVTLDLGSMKERIISDQNGFVLSCDRDFVDKAVELPTQNSLWSKFHQNLYNKKVNSTWIEIGKKFVDLF; translated from the coding sequence ATGGAATTAGGAATTCCTTGCGTAACCTTAGATTTAGGTAGTATGAAGGAAAGAATCATAAGTGACCAAAATGGTTTTGTATTGAGTTGTGATCGTGATTTTGTTGATAAGGCAGTTGAATTGCCTACTCAAAATTCTCTTTGGTCAAAATTTCATCAAAACTTGTACAATAAGAAGGTTAATTCTACTTGGATTGAAATTGGAAAAAAATTCGTTGATCTATTCTGA
- a CDS encoding MBOAT family O-acyltransferase produces MLFNSFEFLIFLPLAFLGYWFVFQRNIKLQNAFILLGSYVFYGWWDWRFLGLIIASSAVDYWCGLKLGSVIARRRNSLPRTNVGDDEAISKEPERLLQAGNERAESESLSSLRNDDDTSDIGHRPSDITSVSHLRSTVIKPFQGKNLYLTLSLVFNLGLLGFFKYFNFFIESATDLIHLFGFQAHPSTLNLILPVGISFYTFQTMSYTIDVYRGKMEATKDPIAFFSYVAFFPQLVAGPIERAAHLLPQFLKKREFEYQQGSDGMKLILWGLFKKIVVADNCALVVNPIFENYQTASGLELMMGAVLFAFQIYGDFSGYSDIAIGTAKLFGFDLMTNFRTPYFSRDIAEFWRRWHISLSTWFRDYVYIPLGGSRVSKAKAIRNIFIVFLVSGFWHGANWTFIVWGAIHAALFIPLFIFNKHRTYLNDGRYDGYRGLIPSFREFTQILFTFTLVTLAWIFFRAPSIGDAWGFLSGIFSHDLRAGFQLAPYLLSLVGIAMMLGIEWTFRTEIALSFRSPVLRYGGYIGVVMVILFFGAFFNPQDFIYFQF; encoded by the coding sequence TTGCTTTTCAACTCTTTTGAATTTCTGATTTTCCTTCCTTTAGCTTTTTTAGGCTATTGGTTTGTTTTTCAGAGAAATATTAAACTTCAAAACGCCTTTATCCTACTTGGAAGCTATGTCTTCTATGGCTGGTGGGACTGGCGCTTTTTGGGACTGATCATTGCCAGTTCGGCGGTGGATTATTGGTGTGGATTAAAGTTAGGGTCCGTCATTGCGAGGAGGAGGAACAGCCTGCCCCGTACCAATGTCGGGGACGACGAAGCAATCTCCAAAGAACCGGAAAGATTGCTTCAGGCTGGTAATGAACGTGCTGAGTCTGAAAGTTTGTCCAGCCTTCGCAATGACGATGACACATCGGACATCGGACATCGGCCATCGGACATTACTTCAGTCTCCCATCTTCGGTCTACCGTCATCAAACCTTTTCAAGGCAAGAATCTCTACCTCACCCTCAGCCTCGTTTTCAACCTCGGCCTCCTCGGCTTCTTCAAGTACTTCAACTTCTTTATCGAATCGGCTACGGACTTGATCCACCTTTTTGGATTCCAAGCACATCCGAGCACTTTGAACTTGATCCTTCCGGTAGGAATTAGCTTCTATACCTTTCAGACGATGAGCTATACGATCGATGTCTATCGGGGTAAAATGGAAGCTACCAAAGACCCGATCGCCTTCTTTTCTTATGTAGCATTCTTCCCACAGTTGGTGGCAGGTCCTATTGAAAGAGCTGCCCATCTTTTGCCTCAGTTTTTAAAGAAAAGAGAGTTTGAGTACCAACAGGGCTCCGATGGTATGAAATTGATCCTATGGGGATTATTCAAAAAAATTGTGGTTGCGGACAATTGTGCCCTGGTCGTCAATCCCATTTTTGAGAATTATCAAACCGCCTCAGGGCTGGAATTAATGATGGGAGCGGTACTCTTTGCCTTTCAGATTTATGGAGACTTTTCCGGCTATTCGGATATCGCCATCGGTACAGCCAAACTTTTTGGCTTTGACCTCATGACCAATTTTCGGACGCCCTATTTCTCCAGAGATATTGCTGAGTTCTGGCGTAGATGGCATATTTCATTATCCACCTGGTTTCGAGATTATGTTTATATCCCGCTCGGCGGAAGTCGAGTGTCCAAAGCCAAAGCCATCCGAAATATCTTTATCGTCTTCTTAGTTTCCGGATTTTGGCATGGAGCCAATTGGACCTTTATCGTCTGGGGAGCAATTCATGCAGCGCTGTTTATTCCGCTTTTTATCTTTAATAAACATCGAACCTACTTAAATGATGGTCGCTACGATGGCTATCGTGGGCTGATTCCTTCCTTCAGAGAATTTACCCAGATTCTTTTCACCTTTACTTTAGTCACTTTGGCTTGGATTTTCTTTCGAGCTCCATCCATTGGGGATGCTTGGGGATTCCTTTCCGGAATATTCAGCCATGATTTGCGTGCGGGTTTCCAACTTGCACCCTACCTCTTGTCCTTGGTGGGAATAGCCATGATGCTAGGCATAGAATGGACGTTTCGAACAGAGATTGCACTTTCGTTTCGATCTCCAGTGCTTCGGTATGGAGGATATATAGGAGTCGTGATGGTTATTTTATTCTTTGGGGCCTTCTTTAATCCCCAGGATTTTATCTATTTCCAGTTTTAG